One segment of Engraulis encrasicolus isolate BLACKSEA-1 chromosome 7, IST_EnEncr_1.0, whole genome shotgun sequence DNA contains the following:
- the LOC134452643 gene encoding cofilin-2-like, with translation MASGVTVTDDVITVFNEMKVRKAGSTEEEKRMRKKAVLFCLSDDKKKIVLEEGREILQGDEGDPYLKFVKMLPPDDCRYALYDATYETKETKKEDLVFIFWAPESAPLKSKMIYASSKDAIKRNFTGIKHEWQVNGLEDIKDRKTLAEKLGGSSVITVEGGAL, from the exons gccTCCGGAGTGACCGTGACGGACGACGTCATCACCGTCTTCAACGAGATGAAGGTGCGCAAGGCGGGCTCCACGGAGGAGGAGAAGCGCATGCGCAAGAAGGCGGTGCTCTTCTGCCTGAGCGACGACAAGAAGAAGATCGTCCTGGAGGAGGGCCGGGAGATCCTGCAGGGGGACGAGGGAGACCCCTACTTGAAGTTCGTCAAGATGCTGCCGCCCGACGACTGCCGCTACGCACTCTACGACGCCACCTACGAGACCAAGGAGACCAAGAAGGAGGACCTGGTCTTCATCTTCTG ggcGCCAGAGAGTGCTCCCCTGAAGAGTAAGATGATCTACGCCAGCTCCAAGGATGCCATCAAGAGGAACTTCACAG gCATCAAGCACGAGTGGCAGGTGAACGGCTTAGAGGACATCAAGGACCGGAAAACACTGGCGGAGAAGCTGGGTGGCTCCTCTGTAATCACCGTAGAGGGCGGAGCCTTatag